TAGTTCAAACGAAAACTGTATCTTAACCAGacaaatataattgtaaaaaagtaaaatattattctaaataagattaaaattttaatcttaaaaaatgtaattagaataatagaattttataaaagaattcaaactggtttagtttttcaaaattgagtGAACATACCTGAAagataataaaaacttaaacacTGTCTTATATAAgctatacaaattttttaaaaagtttaaatgaattttaaaatatttcatttagaTCCTGTTGTGATTTTTgattaaggaaaatgatatgtaAACAACagattttgacaatatttaaacacGGGACACGTGTTCAAATGTGAGTGGTGCACgtggaaaatgaatttttaatatgaGAATGATGTGGCAATGAGAATTGGGGCAAGTTTCAAATTTgggtttcattttctcattttcagatTTGTAATCTGAGGAACATTTGAGAGAGAATCTTTGAGCGCGAAAACCAGAGAGAGACTTGTCTTCCCTCCACCCTACCACCGCTGCTACCGAAGTGTTGTCGTACTGTCGGCGTTCGTAGGCAAAACATAGACAGTGTCGTCTTCCCTCCACCCAATGTCGACGGAGTGCCGTCGTTCGTACGCAAAACCTAGACGGTCTCGTCTTCCCTCCACCAAGCCACCCATTGCTATCGGAGTGTCGTCGTGCGAACTTAAAACCTGCACTTTCATTTAGGAAGTGAGAAAGTCCCAACTTCTTTGACTTATTGGTTGAACTGTAACTTGAAATTAAACAAGTTATGAACATTTTGCACATTCTGGTTTTTTGTGCAATTTGTGCTTTTGAACTGACCAtatttgtgatattttctttcagaatCAGGGANGTTCAATAAACCAACGAAGCATAATTACTAAGAGTCATGGTGGAGGAACAAAACTGGtaccaaaggcaaaataagtgggtacttcagTTGAACTTTTTGCACAGGAAGGTCAACTATGTACATGAAACTCATTTTGGAGTCcctaatttctttctcatcattttttccgattataagtaatttggaaccaatttttttacaatttatgaacaaaaatgTGGCAAAGGAAGCATAATTAATAAGAGTCATGGTGCAGGAATAGAACTGGtaccaaaggcaaaataagtgcGTACTTTGGTTGAACGTTTTGTACAGGAAGGTCAACTATGTATATGAAACTCATTTTGGAGTGCCTAATTTCTTTCTCATAGTTTTTTccaattataagtaatttggaaccaatttttatacaatttatgaacaaatAAGTGGCAAAGGAAGCATAATTACTAAGAGTCANGGTACANGAACAGAACTGGTACCAAAAGTAATATAAGTGGGTATTTAGTTGAACTTTTTGTATAGGAAGGTCAACTATGTACATGGAACTCATTTTGGTGTGCCTAATTTCTTTTCGTCATTACCACTTAagccaatttattttcattattctttctaCATAGAACCATGtatatacaatatttcataaatCTTGACAACCAAATTTAGTGCGACTGCAGTGCaaacattttaaacattgatcattctaattttcaaatttcattaacAATAAATGTAANAACTACTTTTCTTTCAACATTCTTAAGAACAAATATGTACAATCAACATCAATACATATTGTAAGCAAAACATCAATCGCATTGCAAAAATCCTTATTCAACAACATCTACATAAGGCCTAAATCTTGCAACACTTCATCCCTCCNNNNNNNNNNNNNNNNNNNNNNNNNNNNNNNNNNNNNNNNNNNNNNNNNNNNNNNNNNNNNNNNNNNNNNNNNNNNNNNNNNNNNNNNNNNNNNNNNNNNNNNNNNNNNNNNNNNNNNNNNNNNNNNNNNNNNNNNNNNNNNNNNNNNNNNNNNNNNNNNNNNNNNNNNNNNNNNNNNNNNNNNNNNNNNNNNNNNNNNNNNNNNNNNNNNNNNNNNNNNNNNNNNNNNNTGTTGTACCTGCAACGTAGTTGACCTGGTTGTGCAAAACATTTGCATGAAGTccccacttattttgcctttgctaCCACTGCAGTTTCTGCACCATGAGTTTTACAAAAAATGGTTCCTTGGACATGGAATTGTATATAAATGGCATAATAATTGTGTCGAAAGAACTAAACCAGTAAATGgtcaaaaaaattagaaaaaaacttCATACTTTCCACCTAAAAACGCCATCAACCACTAAATCTTCTACACAATTTCAACCCACACTAAACTGTACTTTGAAAAATGCCCaaaaaacacaacaacacaTAAATGCCctaacaaatttaaacaaactaaacCAACCTTTAATGTTGGTGGCGGTTCCAATCAAAGCTTGCAACGTCGCGGGTCACCGGAACGGACACCACTTCGTCACGCGGAACTCCGACGGACCACGCTTGCATCGGCACATTTGTTGGAAGAGGCAGGTTGGCTGGGTGGGAGGGAACGAGACTCACTCTATggttcactttctctctctaagctTGGGTTATCTCTCATCTTGCCTCAGATTCAAATTCTGAAATGTGAAAATGAACTTCcccattttcaaacttttccCCAATTCTATTTCCacatcattcttatttttaattttttttccacgTGGACCatttacattttgacacgtgtcccgtgtcaaaatgttgtcaaaagttgttgttcatatatcattgtcctttgattaaatacataaaatgaCAACAAGCTCTGGTTTAACTAAGTGCTTGAGACATCTACCTACACGCCAACCCAACCTAAAAGAAGTTAATGCTTAAACGGAAGCAAGTGAAATTTCGACACAGTTTTACAGATTTAATGCAATGGATAATGACAATGATTGGTAAGAAAAACCGATGATTAACTTTCTTCGTATTTATTGATCAAACTTGtaggaaatattaattttttcttttagtttattttctttcattcgTGATAAATATTGTAAACTTGTACTTGATCTTTCGTTGAGATTTTTATGGATATTATtcattcttttgtttgtttgtttaatattatttattatttgatgattCTATTAGATATGATTACTCATTCAATACtcatcttattcttttaaattatttttgaaatactttttacatttaaataactCAAGTTCAAACTCTCTATTCTTATACAACAATATTTTTCActcaaactaataaaaacatttaattattctatttaaaaaaaattattaattgttttcaatttcctttttcaaaatttttgaatacataataataaaaatagaaataaaggaactgaaaaaattatattatcttgaagttttaaaaatgatacatgataaaaagaaatcaatattcctttaaaaaaaagtattatataggataaaataaattattttgaaaagaaggCGCAAGTTAGTCAAAAAATGTTGTGCGTAGTTTAGTAGAACCACCATCAATAATCGCGGAATCACCGAAATGATTAGGTGTTCCGTCTAATTCCCAACTCATCCAACCACCTCAGACAAAAAGCGAAGTATACATTTGCAACCAAACAGGGTTCTTCCCATGTCTCCACACACTCAACCTTAGGCATAAGAGAAATCGCAGACAGAACCCAAAATCCCAAAAATCtttgtaattaaattcaacaaaGTCTCCGTCCAACAACAAAAGCAAATCGCGAATTGGTGGCGCTAGCTTGTCACTTGAGGTTTTCTTCGATTCTTCGATCTCAGATTAAAGTAGTTGGAgcaggctttttttttttccataaaaaggAGGAAGTTTGCAATGGTGGGATGAAGAAGAGAGGGAAAGAGGAACATGGCGAGAGGGAAGTGGGTCTTTTCTTACAAGAAAACCACTCTCTTAGTTTGCTTCTTCAATATTGTCGTTGCTCTTTACGTTCTTCGCTCTCTTTATGCTTCTCTTTATATCTACTCCGGTAACGTTTCCCGCAACGGTAAGTTACTTGcatcaattttcttccttttcgcGATAGTGGAAACGGTTGCTGCATGGATTTTGATTTTTGTGTCTTTCTGCAGTTGCTTTGTATAACCCAGATCAGATTCGGAAAATGGAAGAGTCAATGCAAATCCGCAGGGAATTTAAACCCGTGGAGTTAATTAAGTGGGTAAGAAGTGTGAACCCTTTATCTGCTTCCATTTGAGGCTAGTTGAAGTTAACGTTGTGAAATCGTTGTGCAAAAAGGTAAAGGCTCTAGAGGGGGAGCTTTCGAGTGAAACTGCGGCGGTTGAGTTGCCGCAGCATTTGAAACAGAACATAATTGATGAGATCTTGCAGAGACTGAGGGGGTTGAATTCTAGTGGCGCAGATATTGCCAAGGAACGAGGTGAGTGTATGCTTGTAAATTTTGTGGATAGGAATCCTATTTATTCCACGTCTATATGTATAAACACTGTTGGACATTAAGCATTTTCGTATTGAATTGGTAACATCTGTTCCTGCTAAGCTGATATGGGATATGATTTGCACTCTAATTTCTTGCTGCCTTGAGGCTGTGTCTTACTACAACTCTGGCATCTGGCCTTTCAGTTATGAAATTGCGTTTTCAATCTTCTTACTGAACTTCTTAGTTTTTTTGCAATCAGTTGCTAGGCTCCTGTGCTCACTTCGTTATTCGGACAAAATTGCATCAATTGCTGGTCTTATAACTgtatctttctttttattgtaaCAGTTGGATGAAAAATAAGGAATTgcatttaatttctagtttctTCTCCTATTAACCTAGATCAGTCCATCTCATGCATCCCTCTTTTGCAATAAAAAGTGAGATCCCTCGTTTGCAATAGAATGTCCTCTGACAAGTTATAATTGTGGTAATCTATGAGAATGAAGATTCTATTATAACTTTAGATACGAAAAGGAaggaacatgaaaaaaaaaattatatttagttttagcTGGGAGATCTCTCTACACTGATGTGAGACTTAACACTcatcattttataattgaagTATGAGTTGAATGTGGTGTCAAGTTCTCTTGTGTTATTGGCTCTTGGCTCATTGGTGAAGATCTCTATGTTGTTTTCTACCTTCAACTTGAATATGGTTTTTAGTAATCCAACTGAAAAATCAATGTATACAGTGTTTGTGTCAATCTTTCTAAAACGTAAGCAACAATAAGAACATAATTAAATGCttcttgttttatatattttgatagtgcattattaattttgacacattttacttaggtataaaataatttttgagtAAATCTAAGATTTTGTAAATAAGTCCAATATTCTAGAAACTTTCAATACaagaatagttttttttttattttttattttttcgatTTGAGGGTAAATCTATCCTGTAGAAAGTCATAAGAGGGACGGTCTTAGGTGATCCctctcttgtttttcttctttctctctttctctcattttctctctctatgtATGAAGTGCTCACTTTGTATTGATTAATATGCAAACTCAGAATAATAACGTAGTTGCTTTAATATTGACTAAGTTTTCACTTTCCAGTCACTCAAGTTGAAACTCTGAAATTCTTATGATGTATTACTtgattaaacaacaaaattagtgaagatagtttgaatttttttatatattttgggcACTAAATAATTTTGATAGATGATAACATTTGTTTCTATTTGGTTTGCAACATCTACTTAATTGGATTGTACATGTCATTTGTCATCCTGAATCATAGAGAGATAGAGATCACTAGTTTGTCTGTTATGGtcttaaaatgaaaatgcacATACAATGTTTGGGATGAAAATCAACAACTTAAGATGTTTTTATTGCATTGGATGTATaatgtttgttttataaaattccaATCTAGGCTCCTGGGCCCATTCTCCAATTTTATTGcctttttaagtaaaaataaggCGTTGTGAAGACAAAAGAGATTTGTGAAGAAACATAGCATGTAAATTTATGTTGTGAAGATTTATGTATAATCATTCATTTCATAATATGTGTCCAAAGGGATATGGGGAGCTAAGAAAAAAGGTTCATTCTAAGAACGAGGAGTCTTTTCCCCttgtttaatgaattataaGTGCATTGTCCCGGGACCTAACTCAATGCTCAAAGATGGATAGAAAGCTTAAAGGCCGATCTAAAGTCTATAGGTCCAAGAATTGGGCCTAAAGAAGTTTTGATTCAATTAATAGATATTATAGTCTAGGAGAGGTTTTAGCAAAAGATAACGgggtttatatttgtttatattttgttattatttattataattgaaataaaatattagctCTCATGGCCAAGGGACGAAACTCTTTTGGCTTAAGGTAGTCATTAACTTTGAGTCAGagagttcaatttatttttgttctttggtTAAAGGCACCCAACTTTTTACTTGAACAATAAGCTACTCTGTTTTGGACATTGAATTTGGTGGtgttatttaaatgaaaagtttaaaaacttTGGAAGTAATCTTGTTCCTAATTCATTTGTTACGCAACTGATATCCTCATTTTGCTGATATTACATTTTCATAAATACAGAAGTAGTTGAGAATTGGCGCAAGGGAAAATTGGAAGAGGTAAAGTCGGCTCTTGTGAAGGGAACCTCCAATTCAACCATCCCCCATGAAGAAGCTGGTATGAACATTGATTTTCTATTGTGTCTGTGACTGAGGAATTTTTTATGTGGTACTTTTAAGATAATGTTCTTTGCAAACTGTTAATGAATGCCTTACAAATCTTTGACACCTTGTGCATAATCTTATTTCAACTTCCTAGGTATACTAGCAAGAGCCTTGGAGTCTGATTGGGCTCTGCTTTGTGAAGAAATTGGCCTTTGGGTACCTGCTCAAGTTGCCAATGAAGAACATGATGACAAACCTGAGGGTGCAGAGGAGTTTGGTAATATCAGTTTCTTCAGTCTTAATatccattttttttcctatttccTTTATATGCATTGCCTGCAATATTGTTTAAAGAAAATTCATCATTTGAGTGGTTTTTAGGAATCAATTAACGATGCATACATTCCATGATAGAATCTGGTGGTGtgcatttatatttatttcttgcTAAGATTTATTCTTTGGACTAACCAAGTATACATTTTCTCCAGATGAGGAGGTTCTTCCTGGCAGGCCCCTTTCACCGGAGTGCCATGCTGAACTTCATACAGATTATGATGGTTCTGCAGTAAGATGGGGTCTTACACACCACAAGGATAGTGCAGCTGATTGCTGTCAAGCTTGCTTGGATCATGCGAAACATGCCAAAGAAGGTGAAAAGAAATGCAATATCTGGGTTTATTGCCCATCTGAGTTTGGGTGTCATTCTCCAGATATTTACCAGCACAAACATCAGGAATGTTGGCTGAAATATGTAAGTTCTCCCCCATTCTAGCTTTTGATACTTTTATTATCTGATTTTGGAAAATGCTCTCGAGTTTTCAGGTCTGGTttaaaatttttccttttcatcgTTTATTTCCCCTCCTCACCTGGCTAATGTACTCCTAATTTTGATCCAGGCTGAGAAACCTCGactaaattttaagaataagtATCCGGAATGGTATCGAAATTCGCACCCTTCTGCACCAGTGATCGTTCCATGGGCCTCTGGTATTACTAGTTCATGAGTCCAATAACCAAACACCAAATGTAACGTTATCAACCAGAGCTACCGTCACACGAGCTCAAACATGATCGTGGATTATATACCACTGTTCTTGAACATGTTTTTTTGTGTAGGAAATGAACTGGGGAACAAAGAATTTTCCCAATAGTCATTTAGGACTTGGTTTTTGTCAAAATGCAGTTTTTGACAGACTCACCTCAGTGCCAAGGATTTTCCACCAAGGTCGGGTCTAAAACACTTAGGAAAGATGACTTATAAATGATGAGGAAGTTGTATTTCTGTAAGGTATCTGATAACATTCGTTGTATCTGTGGGACTTAGAATCCTACTCATATTATCATTCTTGTTCCTCCCGCGTTGATGATGATTCATCAAACTGTTCTGTCCGCTTCCCCTCCTTTCAATCCATCGTCATCATACTTACATTTATACGTGTACAATAAAATGTATATGTATGTCACATGTAGTCGTAGTCGTTATATTATCCACTTTGTTTTGTCAGCTCAATCCTTtctattttaagattaaaatactATCAAGCACAATAGGTTATTAGTAACTGATTACATGTTTTTGTTACATGTATACCACCGCGGCTGTATCCATCAAAAAGGGTTTGATTGCAGTAAAAGTTTGTCATACTACATTAATTTAAATCGATATACTTTAAGTTCACTGGGAGGTGAATATGGTCCTTAAGTCTAgcatattcatttatattttctactTGGGTTTAGTTTGCAACTTACGCCGGTTAGGCATAACTTTTCAGCAACCATTGTGGCTGTTCTAACTTCCTGATTAACCTAGTGttataaatgtaattaagtCTTATATTTGTCATATGttaatattctattaaaatcCTTTATAATTTTACTTGAATTGGAGTCGAATATAATCTTGCAGTCtaacattcattattattttttacttaggtttagtttatgATTGATGTTATTTTGATTATAGAATTTACTATTAAGAAGGGTATTGCTTATATGCGTCTTCAAGAATAGTCATTATCTCTCACGATGAATAATAACGACTTAGACTTAGTCATTATCTTACGTTTGTCAGACACTTTTTacttatctcaatttttttagtttcatgTTTGTGAACGTAACAGTGAAAAGAAGTACTTAAATGGTGAGAAACTACAAATTACGCACTCTAAGCATAATTATCAGAAAgtgatttatataaataaggTAGAATCAAGTGAAACTTATGGACGAAGTAAAGAATTAATCCTATAACtcttacataaaatatttttctgattttaaaaatcaaacttttcttttgttatttagtCGACGAGAaactatatttaaaacttaaagtatactcaaataaatatcttttttttttaatcgttAAAAAGTTAACTCCTTGCGGCAAGAATTCAAGGAAAAAAACCACCAATCAGAGGATGCAATCTTCTTTGGCCCATATTCATGCTTTAAAGTTCATCAACTGAGTTTCAAATTGCCCCCATAGACCATGGCTtatactttcatattttttcatcAGCAAAATATTATCCCTGCATATTTTATAGCAATCTCAAAACACCTTTACAAAAGTCCCATAGTAGTTCAGCATAATGAGTGATTGTACTTTGTATTTTCTTGATACTAGAAAGGGGGAGCTGCTCCTATCTATTACATTTACGTGTCTTCATGGTAACTTCCTCTGCACTTATGTTCTTCTTTGTTGTTTCAAGTGCCACTGTGTCGTTGCCTTCTCTCTTCTCCCGTTCTCATGTTCTTGGTCTATATCTTTGATCTGCAAATGAAATCTGTATTCTTCcataccaaaatattttttgagatTTTGCATATCCTATTAACGTGTTTCTGACTTCACCTTtgtataatgttttttatttgtgtacCGAATAAAGATGTCAGTTTAaatcatggttatcaaacttTGAAGTTAATTCGTATGAGTTTACGTTTTCAGACATGCCTTCCAAGTTAACTCTGaagtaaattcattttttacatAAACTCGATAAAATTGATTGCGAAATTAATGAGAGTGTGTAAAGTCGTGAGTTTGGAAGGACTCTGCGAGGTCCCTTGAGTTTATGGTTTTATAACCTGATTGTCACTATTTCTCCTATCCCTCTATCTCTCCATGACACTGctacaattcttttttttatcatatatttaatgaaatgtatcaaaattaatgacaataattcaagtatttatgttttacaatatttatttttatgaacaatatatctataaattttatttatttaaagttatataattttatagacttatttgaattaagatattatttatataattttttcatataaaataaattttacaagttTATCAGTCGAGTTTATTCAATTTTCACTAATTTACGTAAACTCTCAAATTTGATAATCTTAGTCTAAATAAGACATTGTTactttacataatttatttttcaaccaTAATCATATAACTATGCATTTGCCATACCGAAGTCATCTTGGGCATCTATATACTTCtttaaagataattatatttCTGTAAGTCCAAATTGCCCATATAATTGAAATCCATCCTCATATTAGGCCGAATCTGatccataattaattatttaaatgccTTGAACCAAATTTTTGTCCTAATTATTAAACCACATTTTTTACAGCAACCGATTCATCGAGTCTGATACAAAAACATCACTTAAATTTCCTTGAAGTCCTTTTCTGATAAAAATCATCATACCATGTGAGCAGATTTCAAGGCATATCATAAGGATCATTTAGTCTAACATGTCCCAGAGTTCTTGTCCCTTTCTGGTTTTTTCCTGATATGTAACTTCAATTGCAGGGTAACCAATCCAATTGGATTTATCTAATACCAGTGTTTATTCGGTAGCACGTCCCATTAACGATGACTTTAACTTAAAGTGTAACACTCATTAAGCACTATCTCTAGGCTCATAAATAAACAAATCGTTGAAAGTTACCTGGTGGAGACATTTCTTATGTGTACCACATGCATAGTACTCCCAAAAAGACGTCATATGTCATACACTGACTTCTTTACCTGATGTAAAATTCCTACTGCATACAAAAAATTcccaatcaaatcaaataaacatttGAATCCTAAATTGAATACTATTGCCATTAGTTAAAATGTCTTGAGGCCATTTTATGTTTGTCTTTACCTTAAAGAACAGAGAACTCTTTAGGGCTCCCAGTACGCTGCTGGGCCACTATCAATGAAGCAGGTCAATTCCAACATTAAATCTAGAGAATTGATAGTGTCTTATATATGTCTTTGCTGTGTTCCTATCTAACACAATGATGCATAAATTTTCACATGGGTGTGTTCTACCATGAAGAGCCACCAAACCAACCCAAGATATGCAAATACATTGTTGCAACTCTTAAGGAAGTATTTTCCAGTTGCCAAACTTTGGGGACACGGCTTTCAACTTCGAGTTTTGAGGATGAGTACCCAGTGGCCGATTTTGACGAAGAACAAGAAGTGAGTGTTTATTTGAGTTTAGAATCAATTTTGAACATTGATTTTACAgggttataattaatttctattataattgATGTTGAAATAAAGTATTTGTGATTAAAggcttttattttaaaaaaaaatgccatAGTTTCATGATATAAATTGTTTCAGCATTCTCGAAAAACTTCGGGATATTCTCCTGCAAccattgttattattgtttccTTCGTTTGCAGGTGTTTATCTCAGCAGTGATAAGCCGCACAATGGAGAAacagaagcagaagcagaaggCAAGCGTGTTGAGACACAGCTTTTCCTGGGTATACTCTCCTGCAACGAAAGAACTTTTCGTAGTGACATCGCAGAAAAAAGTGGAGAATGGTTATAAAGAAAACGACGAAAGAGAAGAGT
This DNA window, taken from Vigna radiata var. radiata cultivar VC1973A chromosome 5, Vradiata_ver6, whole genome shotgun sequence, encodes the following:
- the LOC106761658 gene encoding uncharacterized protein LOC106761658, giving the protein MGVFYHEEPPNQPKICKYIVATLKEVFSSCQTLGTRLSTSSFEDEYPVADFDEEQEVFISAVISRTMEKQKQKQKASVLRHSFSWVYSPATKELFVVTSQKKVENGYKENDEREEFLSVKSCFSRCSSSPSGSVFYSVKTNLSRCSSFNDLQQQSKHWRRSVIEEFCHCEGWPFGLCRRAVLLPPLPKSPSESWLSRKMKPSTKKP
- the LOC106759721 gene encoding uncharacterized protein LOC106759721, which translates into the protein MARGKWVFSYKKTTLLVCFFNIVVALYVLRSLYASLYIYSGNVSRNVALYNPDQIRKMEESMQIRREFKPVELIKWVKALEGELSSETAAVELPQHLKQNIIDEILQRLRGLNSSGADIAKEREVVENWRKGKLEEVKSALVKGTSNSTIPHEEAGILARALESDWALLCEEIGLWVPAQVANEEHDDKPEGAEEFDEEVLPGRPLSPECHAELHTDYDGSAVRWGLTHHKDSAADCCQACLDHAKHAKEGEKKCNIWVYCPSEFGCHSPDIYQHKHQECWLKYAEKPRLNFKNKYPEWYRNSHPSAPVIVPWASGITSS